CATCCACCCGAGCTGGTGCGGGCAATACAGGCGACAAAGGCAGGGGCCGATAGGCAGGGTTCGGACACAGCACCAGGTCTTCGATCCACTCGCTGGCGCGATGGCGGGGGCGGGGGAAGCCCCGTGCGGGCAAAATTCGGTCCAGGTAGCGGTTCGCCTGCCGCAGCGTCAGCTGTTGAGTGCCTTCCGGATCGCCTTCGGATAGTAGACGGATCAGCTCGCCGGTGAAGGCGGTGTGCGGGGCGCCGGGCGTGGCCAGCGCCCGCTCATCCCTGGCAGCCGCAGCCAGGACGTACCCGCCGTGGACCCGAGCCAAGTCGACCTCCTGCTCTTCGACGTCACCCAGGACATCCACTGCCCGCCCCGAGAAACAGCAGTCGAGCACGACGATGATTGATCGAGCTGCAGTTTGCAGCAGGGAGCCACGGACCGCGGCGTAAGCCAGCGCGGTGTAAGCCACCCGTCCTGGGCGGGAATCAGTAGCGACTGTAGCCAGATACAGCTCGCCGGCGGGGCTGACCAGTCCGTGGCCCACGTAGTAGATCCACAGCACGCCCTTAGCACGCTCGGCCTCCTGCGCGATGGCGATCCCCAGCTCCATCGGGTTTGCCGGGTCACGGATCACCCGCAAGTTCTCCTCAGCCAGCCCGCACCGCTCGACCAACGCCTGCCCCAGGTCAGCCAAGTTACCCATCACCGCTGGGACCGGCGGCAGGCTGGAGGCGGGGTTGTGGGAACCGGTGCCGATCAGCAGCACCCGAGTCCCGGGCGCACTCAAGCCGGCCATCGAGACTACTGTCCAGTCGGTACGGTCGACTCGCCCTCATCACCGTCGACCACCCTGGGACCGTCCTCCAACATATCGGCCAACCCGTCGACCAACTCGCGCACTTCTGCCATGTCCGTACTGCGTACCCTCTGCGCGCGGACTTCCATGCTTGTCCCGTCCGGCCGGGTCAGCTTGCATGTCACCTCACCAGTGCGGTGCCGCATCCATGCGATAGCCGCGCTCGCCAGCACCGCTGTTACCCCACCCGGAGCCAGTGCGATCGTCAGCATTTCTGGAACCGTACCTAGAGTGCCAGGCGGTGGCGGCGCTTCCACCAGCCGTACCCGGCCCCGCAGCTCCTCCTCGACAATCAGCCACTCATGCAGGGAACGCAGCTCATCAGCCGCTCCATCCCCCGTGATCGTAACTGTCACGTTCATCCCGGCTCCCCTACAACCCGTACCGCATGACGGCCCATTCCAACCCGCGGCCGTTGGGACGGGCCCCGCTCTTTCACTCTGGTTCTCGCCGCAGAGCTGCCAACCATAGCGGGAAACCGTTACACAGCAGGGGACTTGAGGAAAATGCGAGGTTGTCTCAGGTGGAGAGCTTTGCGAGTCTCTTGTAGCAGGTCAGGGCTGCCGCGAGGAAATGGCTGCCTTTTCGTTCGTACCGAACGATGAGGACTTCGGCGTAATCGGACCTCGTCCCTTTTGATCACATGAGACAGAGGAGGGTGCGGGTTTGGTCCCGGGCAGCCCGGCGGCGAGGTGGAGGGCTCCGATCGCGACGTTCCTGACAGGGCAGTACCACTACTGCCCTGAAGAAATCGGCCCAGTGCGCGGTTGCCGCGCTCGAGACATCGAACCTCTTTCATCCTGTGCTGGAGGGCGGAATGGGCTGGTCAGCCGGGGTGGTGACGAGGCAGGGCCCCTCGTCGTCGGCGTGGTGATTCCACTCATCAAACCGGCGACCGAAGGGGCCCTGTCGGTTCCGTGTCCTGCCACGCCCGACGTCCCGCATGAGCTCGTCGAGCATGTCGCC
This DNA window, taken from Streptomyces nitrosporeus, encodes the following:
- a CDS encoding effector-associated constant component EACC1, giving the protein MNVTVTITGDGAADELRSLHEWLIVEEELRGRVRLVEAPPPPGTLGTVPEMLTIALAPGGVTAVLASAAIAWMRHRTGEVTCKLTRPDGTSMEVRAQRVRSTDMAEVRELVDGLADMLEDGPRVVDGDEGESTVPTGQ